AATAATTTTCAATTACTTTTACAATCAAAAAAAATGTCACAGGGAAGGAACATTAGTAAGAAAACAGACACTCaggaaatttattatttttatttagcactCAATATAATgcaacagtatttattatttaacactCACCATGGTGCACACAACAGAAGAAGTGCTTTATGTGTAGAATACAATTTTCACAGAGATCCCTGTTTATGCAAGTTATTCTTGACTTGATCTGGGTGACACAGTGACTCAATAGTGATACATGAATGCAGATCCTCTGGGCATCCATCCCTATAAATTAACACTAAAACACACTCCTGGGTTTAGACAACAGCAGTATTTGAGCATTTTAGGATTCTGCCTAAATGAAAGTTCTTTGCATTTTGAAAAACCCTTACCCTCACAGAGCCAGACATCACTATCAACAATAGTATTGTCATAATTGCAAACACGTAACACAGCccagaatattaaaaaatgctataaacaattaagacatttttttcacaatatcATTGGCAACAAATTCACAATACAACAcagaacatttaaatatatacatatgaagttagtagaaacacagaaaaactaaaaatgtgCCAGAGACTGAATTGATCATTTATGGCCAAGGTCTCCACACATTATGACAAGGAATATTTCTTCCCATCAATGATATTGAAGTGCCATTTCTGTTTGTGTCATTCATTGTtggactgtttttaaaagtaggtACCTCAGAGTGTTTTGTGTTTAGCGTAAAGGGTGCACATGCGATTTGTGTGGCATGACAGAATGCTGAAGTCATGGGCCTTTGATTCATTGGCCTGTAGTCATCTATGGGTTCAAAAGGTGACATAGCCGGGACAGGCACCTTACACTGCCTTAGTCCAGGTTGATTCTGTTGAAAACTTGGGGAAAGTGGCATAAAGTCAATGCTTGTATTTAAGAAGCTGTTCTCATCTTTGTGGAGGTGGGATGGAAAATTGTGCCAAAgcaattttctttttgctttgggcCCTCTgcctttgtctgtttttttcagaaagcTGGACATGTGGTTCAAGCACCCTTTAAATCCTTTCTTGAAGCTTTCTTCTTTGATGTCCTGTAAATTTTCTGTAACTACCAAAGAACATTTTTTCAACAAATGTTAACAccattggaaaaataaaagctgTGTAAGATAAAATTATAATGGAATCTCACATCATTTCAATTTCAGCacactgtaaagaaaaacttatgcCAGCTAAATAGAAACCCCAATGCTATTGTTagctttttacattattttactccttctttctaattaaataaaataaagtgagttCTGTTTTCAAAAggggtttatttaaaaactgtaataGCATGCTTTCTTTAATATGGTAAGCATTAAGATTTTAAATACAGCTATTATTCAGTTTTTGGCATATGCCTTTACCCAAGACATATTAAAAAAtcagaatacatttatttatttatttatttgcttttacatactgtataggaTACATTTTCAACATTCTGAACATAGCCAGGTTAACGGACTTGCTCAGAATACTGCTCTGACTTACAGGAAGGTATTGAAATGGCACCTTTAAATTCAAATGccataaaaatgatcaaaatgcaGTAATGTCTCTATTTTCCAGTTACTTGCAGAAAATCTTACAAAACCGAAATGAACAATCCATATTATGATATAGAATGCTTTAGGTACCCTGAGAATCCTGAAAGAGCCCCCTTTCAACCTCTTCACGTGAATATATTTGGAATTCCCTGTCTTAATTTAATTCTAGTCATTTGTTTTCCATGGAATGAAATGGGCTACAGGTGAATTTAAACTAGgaagttaaatattttaaaacctgtAACTTTTCTTTCATGCATTTTTTCTGGTATGTGTGGCAATGTGCCCTGTAAAGGACTGATTACCCATCTAGGCGTAGTTCCTGCTTTGCCCCCCAATACTGCTGGAAACACTTTGGTCAATGTAAtcctaatatacagtgcatccagaaa
The sequence above is drawn from the Erpetoichthys calabaricus chromosome 3, fErpCal1.3, whole genome shotgun sequence genome and encodes:
- the LOC114647601 gene encoding transcription factor HES-7.1-A-like encodes the protein MSKTVATFRTLKKILKPLTEKRRRERINVSLERLRVLLLENTNDERLQNPKVEKAEILELAVQFIGKKEALKSQVTENLQDIKEESFKKGFKGCLNHMSSFLKKTDKGRGPKAKRKLLWHNFPSHLHKDENSFLNTSIDFMPLSPSFQQNQPGLRQCKVPVPAMSPFEPIDDYRPMNQRPMTSAFCHATQIACAPFTLNTKHSEVPTFKNSPTMNDTNRNGTSISLMGRNIPCHNVWRPWP